A DNA window from Lagenorhynchus albirostris chromosome 5, mLagAlb1.1, whole genome shotgun sequence contains the following coding sequences:
- the LOC132520280 gene encoding LOW QUALITY PROTEIN: olfactory receptor 5AC1 (The sequence of the model RefSeq protein was modified relative to this genomic sequence to represent the inferred CDS: inserted 6 bases in 4 codons; substituted 6 bases at 6 genomic stop codons), which produces MDKTLVTEFVLTGLTDLPRLQVPLFLMFLVIYLTTMVGNLGLTFLIWKDTHLHTPMYLFLGSLAFADACSSSSVTPKMLMNFLSMNHMISLFECISQFYIFASSANIECFLLVVMAYDRYVAICNLLLYPVVMSNIFCTQLLGVSYIIGFLHPLMHVGLLFRLTFCKSNVIHYFYCEILQLFKISCSDPRINMPLMFTFSVFIQSFTFMSIIISYCYVFFAIRKMKSEKGRSKAFYTCSAHLLSVSLFYVTLFFMYVHPGSVPAENQGKLYSLFYTIIIPLLNPFIYSLRNKQVIGALRRIMNKQFLRQNSNLFFSNFVGMGLDPQGXLETSQPEVXSGARIESNSEGVSPKPCAVXPGGKKQDNVKLQQNLEGSQDIRTLQELQSRRGSPCGKVFSQRSSCCFETLQLSVSNVCKLQKXVEEADNKENLQGKGKEESLLQQAQKGEQISIENXVXLGINKHIVXVWLCTWYQKGSQSSRNYSQXEYFEAAESPFMGSPVCFSLAPGPXFQXSRLWGSHFTILYSLVPLTFEGEVSPFVQLTTLGFLMHSD; this is translated from the exons ATGGACAAGACACTGGTGACTGAGTTTGTTCTCACTGGACTTACAGATCTTCCAAGGCTGCAGGTCCCCCTGTTCCTGATGTTCTTGGTGATCTATCTCACCACGATGGTGGGCAACCTTGGACTGACTTTTCTCATCTGGAAGGACACGCATCTTCACACACCCATGTACTTATTTCTGGGCAGTTTAGCCTTTGCAGATGCTTGTTCTTCATCCTCTGTGACTCCCAAAATGCTAATGAATTTCTTATCTATGAATCATATGATATCCCTGTTTGAGTGCATCtcccaattttatatttttgcttccaGTGCAAACATAGAATGTTTCCTCCTGGTGGTGATGGCCTATGACCGCTATGTGGCCATATGCAACCTCTTGCTTTATCCAGTGGTGATGTCCAATATCTTCTGCACTCAATTATTAGGTGTCTCTTATATTATTGGGTTTCTTCATCCCCTGATGCATGTGGGTTTGTTATTTAGATTAACTTTCTGCAAGTCCAATGTAATACATTATTTCTACTGtgaaattttacaattatttaagATTTCCTGTAGTGATCCTAGAATTAATATGCCCCTGATGtttacattttcagtttttatacaGTCTTTCACTTTTATGAGTATCATAATCTCTTACTGCTATGTCTTCTTTGCCATCCGGAAAATGAAGTCTGAAAAGGGCAGGAGCAAAGCCTTCTACACGTGCAGTGCTCACCTGCTCTCTGTTTCCTTGTTCTATGTCACTCTCTTCTTCATGTATGTGCATCCTGGGTCTGTACCAGCTGAAAATCAGGGTAaactatattctttattttatacaatCATAATTCCTCTGCTAAATCCTTTTATTTATAGTCTGAGGAACAAACAGGTTATAGGTGCCTTGAGGAGAATAATGAATAAACAGTTCTTAAGGCAAAATTCAAATTTGTTCTTCTCAAACTTT GTTGGAATGGGGCTGGATCCTCAAG TGCTGGAAACTTCTCAGCCTGAAGTCTAGTCTGGGGCCAGGATTGAGAGCAACTCTGAAGGGGTCTCCCCCAAGCCTTGTGCTG TTCCTGGTGGCAAGAAGCAGGACAATGTGAAGCTGCAGCAAAACCTGGAAGGGTCTCAGGACATCAGAACTTTACAGGAGCTCCAAAGCAGAAGAGGATCACCCTGTGGGAAGGTATTTAGCCAAAGGAGCAGCTGCTGTTTTGAGACTCTGCAGCTCAGTGTCAGTAATGTGTGTAAGCTGCAGAAATAGGTGGAGGAAGCTGACAACAAGGAGAATCTTCAGGGGAAAGGCAAAGAGGAATCCCTCCTGCAGCAGGCTCAAAAGGGAGAGCAGATAAGCATTGAGAACTAAGT GCTTGGCATCAACAAGCACATAGTCTGAGTGTGGCTTTGTACCTGGTACCAGAAGGGCAGTCAATCAAGCAGGAATTATTCCCAATGAGAGTATTTTGAGGCTGCTGAGTCTCCTTTCATGGGGTCACCAGTGTGCTTTTCTCTGGCACCAGGGCC ATTTCAGTAGTCTAGACTATGGGGCTCTCACTTCACTATTCTGTACTCCTTGGTCCCTTTGACCTTTGAGGGTGAAGTGTCCCCTTTTGTCCAGCTCACCACTCTGGGTTTTCTCATGCATTCAGACTGA
- the LOC132520279 gene encoding LOW QUALITY PROTEIN: olfactory receptor 5H8-like (The sequence of the model RefSeq protein was modified relative to this genomic sequence to represent the inferred CDS: inserted 5 bases in 4 codons; deleted 1 base in 1 codon), with protein sequence MEKENATLLTEFVLSGFSYQQEWQIPWFLVFLVIYLITIVGNLGLIALIWNDSQLHTRMYLFLGSLAFVDTSVSSLVTPKMLVNFSTKSKMIFLSECMVQFFPFTVSATTECFLLASMAYDRYVAICNPLXYPVIMTNRLCMRLFISSFVGGVLHTFIHIGFLFRLTFCNYNMIYNFYCERPVPALIKCLLLLFDEGMLLCTLNFTRPSKDMETENATELTEFALTGLTYQPEWQILLSLLFLMLHLITXVGNRGLIALICNDPHLHIPMYLFLGSLAFVDTWLSPTVAPKMLVNFFAKSKMISLFDCKIQFFSLAICXTMECFLLTTMAYDRYVATCKPLHYPVIMTTRLCIWLLVLSFIGGLFHAIFRLTFCNSIIVHHFYCDIIPLFKISCTDPSINFLMIFIFSXSIQLFTIFIVLVSYTLILFTVLNKKSAEGIRKAFSTCGAQLLCVSLYYGPLLFMYVCPGSTQADDQDMMDSLFYTVIIPLLNPIIYSLRNKKVIDSLTKMLKRNANRCSFFIKRTHNCTG encoded by the exons atggaaaaggaaaatgcaACATTGCTGACAGAGTTTGTTCTCTCAGGATTTTCATATCAACAGGAGTGGCAAATCCCCTGGTTCTTGGTATTCCTGGTGATATACCTCATCACCATTGTGGGGAACCTTGGTCTTATTGCTCTCATCTGGAATGACTCTCAACTTCACACCCGCATGTACTTATTCCTTGGGAGTTTGGCTTTTGTGGATACTTCAGTATCATCCTTAGTGACCCCCAAGATGCTGGTCAACTTCTCCACCAAGAGTAAGATGATATTTCTCTCTGAATGCATGGTacaattttttccctttacaGTCAGTGCGACCACGGAATGTTTTCTCTTGGCAAGTATGGCATATGATCGCTATGTGGCCATATGCAACCCTT TTTATCCAGTGATTATGACCAATAGACTATGTATGCGACTGTTCATCTCATCATTTGTAGGTGGTGTCCTACATACCTTTATTCATATAGGATTTTTATTCAGATTAACCTTCTGTAATTACAACATGATATATAACTTTTACTgtgaaa GACCTGTTCCTGCCTTGATCAAGTGTCTACTACTTCTATTCGATGAAGGAATGCTGCTGTGCACACTGAACTTTACG AGGCCATCTAAGGATATGGAAACGGAAAATGCAACAGAGCTGACA GAGTTTGCTCTCACAGGACTTACATACCAACCAGAGTGGCAAATCCTCTTGTCCTTGCTGTTCTTAATGCTACACCTCATCA ATGTGGGAAACCGTGGTCTGATTGCTCTCATCTGTAATGACCCTCACCTTCACATTCCCATGTACTTATTCCTTGGGAGCTTGGCTTTTGTAGATACTTGGTTATCACCCACAGTGGCCCCCAAGATGCTGGTCAACTTCTTTGCCAAGAGCAAAATGATCTCTCTCTTTGATTGCAAGatacaatttttttcccttgcaatCTG AACCATGGAATGTTTTTTGCTGACCACAATGGCGTATGATCGCTATGTGGCCACATGCAAACCATTACACTATCCAGTGATTATGACGACTAGGCTATGCATCTGGCTATTGGTTTTGTCATTTATAGGTGGCCTTTTCCATGCCATATTCAGATTAACTTTTTGCAATTCCATCATAGTACATCACTTTTACTGTGACATTATACCATTATTTAAGATTTCCTGTACTGATCCTTCCATTAACTTtctgatgatttttattttct gatcaATACAGTTGTTCACAATTTTCATTGTTCTTGTGTCTTACACACTTATTCTCTTTACAGTCTTAAACAAGAAGTCTGCAGAAGGCATAAGGAAGGCCTTCTCCACCTGTGGAGCCCAACTCCTATGTGTCTCTTTATACTATGGGCCTCTTCTCTTCATGTATGTGTGCCCTGGATCCACACAAGCAGATGATCAAGATATGATGGACTCTTTATTTTACACTGTCATAATTCCTTTGTTAAATCCAATTATCTACAGCCTGAGAAATAAGAAAGTCATAGATTCACTGACAAAAATGTTAAAGAGAAATGCTAATAGGtgttcttttttcattaaaagaacACATAATTGTACAGGTTAG